One region of Armigeres subalbatus isolate Guangzhou_Male chromosome 3, GZ_Asu_2, whole genome shotgun sequence genomic DNA includes:
- the LOC134227165 gene encoding uncharacterized protein LOC134227165, translating to MNAVQNQANANTTSETFMLITTQSADCEPGPSGSALSSEPVQNAERDISLNANQQTIMDNQQIIVNNQIKLMQAIAKLQTGVDLIIENNMFGNQQPKDTNKILLQPVSSIAEMNALEQSLKESGSADKYIKNMSFICGTDGKASGMDSCYKLIDYFVTREFMHTCSWTGNTKLTDEHISMNTMPDLQIEAVGKVPLKFYCHFRSLFLKLIRLSDKDFTEVKCDEFFKRVMKNSKARLQAKSSSKHKNRPCNLKYKSHKPTGNQNPDQVPEENTVVAENLQPSEQLQNKI from the exons ATGAACGCAGTTCAGAATCAG GCTAATGCAAACACCACATCTGAGACGTTCATGTTGATTACAACTCAGTCGGCCGATTGCGAACCTGGACCTTCTGGATCAGCTCTTTCTTCGGAGCCCGTCCAAAATGCAGAACGAGACATTAGCCTGAATGCAAACCAACAGACAATCATGGACAATCAGCAAATAATCGTCAATAATCAGATTAAATTGATGCAGGCGATTGCAAAGCTACAAACCGGCGTCGATTTAATAATCGAGAACAACATGTTTGGGAATCAACAGCCAAAAGATACAAACAAGATCTTATTGCAGCCCGTAAGTTCGATTGCAGAAATGAATGCTTTAGAACAAAGCTTGAAAGAATCCGGTTCGGCTGATAAATACATAAAGAACATGAGTTTCATTTGCGGAACTGACGGTAAAGCCTCTGGAATGGACAGTTGTTATAAACTGATTGATTATTTCGTTACAAGGGAATTTATGCACACTTGTTCTTGGACAGGTAATACAAAGCTCACTGACGAACACATTTCGATGAACACAATGCCTGATTTACAAATAGAAGCTGTCGGGAAAGTGCCTTTAAAGTTTTATTGTCACTTCCGATCTTTGTTCCTTAAACTCATTCGTCTATCTGATAAGGATTTTACAGAAGTCAAATGTGACGAATTCTTCAAGCGCGTTATGAAGAACAGCAAAGCAAGATTGCAAGCCAAGTCGTCTTCTAAACACAAAAATCGCCCCTGCAATCTGAAATACAAGTCACATAAGCCAACAGGAAATCAGAATCCGGATCAGGTCCCAGAGGAGAATACTGTCGTTGCAGAAAATCTTCAGCCCTCAGAGCAGTTacaaaataaaatctga
- the LOC134222359 gene encoding uncharacterized protein LOC134222359, whose amino-acid sequence MENFVPADLSIPMNTNANVIVLNEPYSSSQTVCPRASMAYDENCEPTITQQTTSQKIQNVSLVQHAKPSVNSHMIEATLIHPQASALLPVQHNTNSCTLTSQVNQIHVPSDQLPTSSKIIRGTSPEQTVLGDGKGYLQDENMFYQYADENNTSALQITGSMSYEQMKADLKVFIETTVTKSVEKAFETNFARYAALSDIEARENSAKSEDDIVENHTLINNEDELSKWNIKLNSRHLRQRFLEYFSKIIIPNAYIQKGDNACYTVVDCLFTRDFWTKMTWTGISRGNKAKRGFREYGNVIQLLGDIVRIGDPSYTAQKLELFCRNKLFRYCKPRSTCQKLRKSACRPKRSRKAAAISASDGHNTDHEDPPSSDDDERMVGDESNFESDDEECDGNTSMDSD is encoded by the exons ATGGAGAACTTCGTGCCTGCTGATTTGAGTATCCCAATGAATACCAACGCGAATGTTATTGTACTGAATGAACCGTATTCTTCGAGTCAAACTGTCTGTCCCCGTGCGTCGATGGCATATGACGAAAACTGCGAGCCCACTATTACACAGCAAACAACTTCACAGAAGATACAAAATGTATCCTTGGTACAACATGCTAAGCCCTCGGTCAACTCTCATATGATCGAAGCAACGCTTATTCATCCACAAGCATCTGCTTTATTGCCCGTGCAACACAACACCAATTCTTGCACCTTAACATCTCAAGTCAACCAAATTCATGTTCCTTCGGATCAGTTGCCAACATCCAGTAAAATCATCAGAG GTACATCACCTGAACAAACAGTGTTGGGTGACGGAAAGGGTTATTTACAGgacgaaaatatgttttatcagTATGCAGACGAGAACAACACATCAGCCTTACAAATAACAG GGTCGATGAGCTACGAGCAAATGAAAGCAGATCTTAAAGTGTTCATCGAAACGACTGTCACAAAATCTGTCGAGAAAGCTTTTGAAACTAACTTCGCGCGTTATGCTGCTCTGTCTGATATTGAAGCAAGGGAGAACTCCGCCAAGTCCGAAGATGACATCGTCGAAAATCACACGCTCATAAATAACGAGGATGAGCTCAGCAAATGGAACATCAAGCTGAATAGCAGACACCTACGTCAACGCTTT tTGGAATATTTCTCAAAAATCATAATTCCAAACGCATACATCCAGAAAGGCGACAATGCATGTTATACTGTAGTTGATTGTCTTTTCACACGTGATTTTTGGACAAAGATGACATGGACAGGAATCAGCCGGGGCAATAAGGCTAAGAGAGGCTTCCGTGAATACGGTAATGTCATTCAATTATTGGGCGATATAGTGCGAATTGGTGATCCGTCGTACACAGCACAGAAATTAGAGCTGTTCTGCCGAAATAAACTCTTTCGTTACTGTAAACCACGATCTACGTGCCAGAAACTTCGGAAATCGGCATGCAGACCGAAACGCTCTCGTAAAGCAGCTGCAATATCTGCAAGTGATGGACACAATACAGACCACGAAGATCCACCTTCATCTGATGATGATGAACGAATGGTTGGAGATGAAAGCAACTTTGAGTCTGATGACGAAGAATGTGATGGAAATACTTCGATGGATTCAGATTAA
- the LOC134227166 gene encoding uncharacterized protein LOC134227166: MVSNRHFRVMGYIYTGLCLAGSFLLIINASNTVKSINPNRENVSGSSIVVLILSLISLIFDVFLTFGMIMHRVDFIRYHLRFISTIYVMVLLGLFIGCISGGIALGNMPSVDANIPSAAAIAMTLVVMIVITFVTLLFTLVSRILNGVIDVMSKDRMRLISHNGNEMA; the protein is encoded by the exons ATGGTTTCGAATAGGCATTTCCGAGTCATGGGCTACATTTACACTGGATTGTGTCTTGCCGGATCGTTTCTGTTGATCATCAATGCTAGTAATACAGTGAAATCGATAAATC CTAACCGTGAGAATGTTAGCGGCTCCAGTattgtagtactcatactttcATTGATCTCACTGATTTTCGATGTTTTTCTCACATTTGGTATGATAATG catcgcgtagattttatCAGATACCATTTACGTTTTATTTCCACTATTTATGTGATGGTACTTCTTGGACTATTCATTGGATGTATCAGTGGTGGGATTGCGCTGGGAAACATGCCTTCGGTTGATGCTAATATACCCAGTGCAGCAGCCATCGCCATGACATTGGTGGTTATGATAGTGATAACATTTGTGACTT TGCTATTCACGTTGgtctctcgaatactcaacGGCGTAATTGATGTCATGTCTAAGGATAGGATGCGATTGATTTCACATAATGGGAATGAAATGGCGTAA